A segment of the Leclercia adecarboxylata genome:
TTGTGACTTCTCGTAACACCGAGCTGAAGCTGATCGACGAATTCGGTCGTACCAAAGAGAGCTATAAAGTGCCTTACGGTGCTGTTATGGCGAAAGGTGATGGCGAGCAGGTTGCCGGCGGCGAAACCGTAGCGAACTGGGATCCACACACCATGCCGGTTATCACCGAAGTAAGTGGTTTCATTCGCTTCACTGACATGATCGATGGCCAGACGATTACTCGTCAGACCGACGACCTGACCGGTCTCTCTTCCCTGGTGGTTCTGGATTCTGCAGAACGTACCGCGGGTGGTAAAGATCTGCGTCCAGCTCTGAAAATCGTTGATGCTAACGGCAACGACGTTCTGATCCCGGGCACCGACATGCCGGCTCAGTACTTCCTGCCAGGTAAAGCGATTGTCCAGCTGGAAGATGGTGTTCAGATCGGTGCGGGTGATGCTCTGGCGCGTATTCCTCAGGAATCCAGCGGTACTAAAGATATTACCGGTGGTCTGCCGCGCGTTGCGGACCTGTTCGAAGCACGTCGTCCGAAAGAGCCGGCAATCCTGGCTGAAATCAGCGGTATCATTTCCTTCGGTAAAGAGACCAAAGGGAAGCGCCGTCTGGTGATCACGCCGCTGGATGGCAGCGATCCGTACGAAGAGATGATTCCAAAATGGCGTCAGCTCAACGTGTTTGAAGGTGAACGTGTAGAACGTGGTGACGTGGTTTCCGACGGTCCGGAAGCACCGCACGACATTCTGCGTCTTCGTGGCGTCCACGCGGTAACGCGTTACATCACCAACGAAGTACAGGACGTTTACCGTCTGCAGGGCGTTAAGATCAACGATAAGCACATCGAAGTTATCGTTCGTCAGATGCTGCGTAAAGCCACCATCGTGAATGCCGGTAGCTCCGACTTCCTCGAAGGTGAGCAGGTTGAATACTCTCGCGTCAAGATTGCTAACCGCGATCTGGAAGCGAACGGCAAACTCAGTGCGACCTTCGCACGTGATCTGCTGGGTATCACCAAAGCGTCTCTGGCAACCGAGTCCTTCATCTCCGCGGCATCGTTCCAGGAGACCACTCGTGTGCTTACCGAAGCAGCTGTTGCGGGCAAACGCGACGAACTGCGCGGTCTGAAAGAGAACGTTATCGTGGGTCGTCTGATCCCGGCCGGTACCGGTTATGCGTACCACCAGGATCGTATGCGCCGTCGCGCAGCGGGCGAAATTCCTGCTGCACCACAGGTGACTGCTGAAGATGCATCTGCCAGCCTGGCAGAGCTGCTGAACGCAGGCCTGGGCGGTTCTGACAACGAGTAATCGTTACGTCAGCCCATAAAAAAACCCGCTTCGGCGGGTTTTTTTTGTCTGTTTGGTGAGGTTTTTGCCGGGTGGCGCTGCGCTTACCGGGCCTACGGTTCGGGGCCGTTGTAGGCCCGGTAAGCGTAGCGCCACCGGGCGTGTTAGTTCACCAGCGGTAACCGGCGATACAGCTCGATCATATCTCCCGCCAGATCCTGAATCACCATCGCGTTCATCAGATGATCCTGGGAGTGAACGGTAATCAGGTTAACCGGCAGCTTGCCGGTGCCTTCATCCATACCAATCAGCTTCGTCTGGATGGTGTGCGCATGCTTAACGAATTCGCGCGACTCTTCCATCGCCTTTTCTGCGTCGGCAAAATCGCCTTTACGCGCCATCTGCAGGGCGGTTAATGCTGAACTGCGGGCTGCACCGGCATTCACCAGCAGCTCCATAATGATGGTTTCTAAATCGTCCATGGGTCACTCCAGCAGTTTGAGGGCTTTTTCGAGGACGGCATCGCCTTTCATCATGCCGTAATCCATCATGTCGATAACCGCGACCTTTTTGCCCAGCGGTTCTGCCTGTGCCTGAAGATTATTGAGTTCGTATTTGACCTGCGGGCCAAGCAACACAATGTCGGCTGCGGCGATTTCATCTTTAAACTCAGCAACCGGTACGGCTTTAATGGTTACTTCGACCCCTTTTTTCTGCGCGGCGTCTTTCATGCGTTGAACCAGCATGCTGGTGGACATTCCCGCTGCACAGCATAAAACGATGTTCTTCATAGTCAGCCTCAATGTACATGTGTTTATTGATAATTATCCCGCGCCGCCCGCTTCGACAACCGCGTTACCGCGATTGTGTGTGAGGCATCACAAAGAAACCCGCATTTTCTGAAACCGGTTACAACTGTTACAGAACGGGGAAAGGCAGGGCGAAACGAGGAAGAAGCTTTCCGCCCTGGTCAGCATCCCCTGCTGACGAAGTAAGCGTAAAAAATACGGGCACAGTCTGGCAATGGCCCGTTGATCAGGTTACGTGACGCCTCGTAATAACTTCATCGGGTTGCATTCTTTCTCAGCCCGGCTGCGAGGCGCGTCCCAGCCAGCTATCCCAGTCTTTCCACACCGGCTGTAATCCCTGCAGGCTGAGCGCTTCGGCAACCTCTTCCGGGCGACGATTGTCGTGCGGCGCAAACTGTTCCAGCTCGGGGCGATTGTCGGCATAGCCGCCTGGCTGCGTTTTTGAAAAAGCACTGACGTTGTTAATGGCCAGAGGAATGACGCGATCGCGAAACGCGGGAGATTCCCGGGTCGACAGCGACAGCTCCACCTCCGGTGCCAGCAGACGAAACGCGCAGATGGTCTGTACCAGCTGGCGTTCATCCATGATCGACGCAGGCTGGATCCCCCCGGCACAGGGGCGCAGCCGTGGGAAAGAGATCGAGTACCGGCTCTGCCAGTAGCGCTGCTGCAGCCACAGCAGATGTTCCGCCACCATAAAGTTGTCGACCCGCCAGCTGTCGGAGAGCCCGGTCAGTGCCCCAAGTCCGATCTTGTCGATCCCGGCGCGGCCCAGTCGATCCGGCGTCTCCAGCCGCCAGAAAAAGTCCTGCTTTTTACCTTTCAGATGGTGCTGAGCATATACCGCCTCGTGATAGGTTTCCTGATAGACCAGCACGCCATCCAGCCCCAGCGTTTTCAGCTCGCCATATTCGGCTTCTGACAGGGGTTGAACCTCCATTTGCAACGAGGCGAACTGGCGGCGAATGGCCGGAAGATGGCGACGAAAATAGTCCATCCCGACCTTAGTCTGGTGCTCGCCGGTCACCAGCAGCAGATGCTCAAACCCCATCTCGCGGATCGCGGCACACTCCCGGGCAATCTCATGTTCATCCAGCGTCTTGCGCTTGATGTGGTTGCTCATTGAAAAGCCGCAGTAGGTACAGTCGTTCGCGCACAGGTTGGAGAGATAGAGCGGAACATAAAAGCTCACCGTGTTGCCAAAGCGCTGGCGCGTCAGACGCTGGGCCCGCTGCGCCATCGGCTCAAGATACGCGCTGGCGGCGGGGGAGAGCAGGGCCATCATGTCCTCGCGCGTCGGCTGCCGGGCATTCAGGGCGCGTTCAACGTCCGCCGGGGTTTTACTGTTGATGCGCAGGCGAATATCGTCCCAGTCGAGCTGGCGCCAGCGATCGGTAAAGGTGTTCATGAGAAGGTCTCCAGAAATCCGGTTAACGGGCTGGTGGCCTGGGCTTCAGGGCTCCGTGAACCGGGGCCAGACTGACGCGCCAGCACGCCCGCCTCTACCGCCAGCCGAAAGGCCCGTGCCATCCTCACCGGATCGTCCGCGACCGCAATGGCGGTGTTGACCAGCACGGCATCGGCACCCATCTCCAGCGCCTGCGCTGCATGGCTGGGCACGCCGATGCCGGCGTCCACGATCACCGGCACCGTCGCCTGCTGAATGATAATTTCCAGCATCGCGCGGGTTTCCAGCCCCTGATTGGAACCTATCGGCGCTCCGAGCGGCATCACCGCGGCGCAACCCGCCTCTTCGAGCCGTTTGCACAGCACCGGATCGGCGCCGCAGTAGGGCAGCACTGTGAACCCCTCTTTGACCAGCATCTCCGCCGCTTTCAGCGTCTCGATGGGATCGGGAAGTAGCCAGCGGGCATCGGGATGGATCTCCAGTTTGAGCCAGTGCGTCCCCAGCGCCTCGCGCGCCAGTCGGGCGGCGAACACGGCTTCCTCCGCGGTTTTGGCTCCGGAAGTATTGGGCAGCAGGCTCACGCCCGCCTCCAGCAGCGGCGCCAGAATAGCGTCATTGTGATGACGCAGATCGACCCGCTTCATCGCCAGGGTCACCAGTTGGCTGCCGCTCTCGCGAATGGCGTCCACCATCAGCTGCGGCGAGGCGAACTTGCCGGTGCCGGTAAACAGATGCGAATCAAAGGTTTTATCAGCAATACGTAACATCTCAGCCTCCGGCAATCACCTGAAAGAGCAGGATCCGATCGCCTTCGCGGACCTGCTGTTTATCCCACTGCTCGCGCGGCAGGATCTGTTGGTTCAGGGCCAGCGCGACCCCGGGTTTTAACTGGCGCAGCTGGTGGAGCAGGGTGGCGACGGTTAAACCTTCCACGCACTGCATCGGTTCGTCGTTAAACAGGATCTGCATGCTGCCCTCCACACACCGCACAGCCGCTGGCGCGCTGCAGGCCCAGCTGTCGCCAGCTGCCCGCCCGGGCATCAAACAGGCGCAGCGCATTGCGCGGGGTCTCAATGCCGCTGAGCAGCTTGATCGCCTCCAGCGCCTGCAAGGTTCCCATCACGCCAACCACCGGCCCGACGATCCCTGCGGTGCGGCAGTTGCGTTGCGGCTCGTCATCCTCCGGCCACAGACAGCGGTAACAGCCCTGCGCCCAGGGCGGCGTCAGCACCATCATCTGGCCACCAAAACCCACAGCGCTGGCGGTAATGAGCGGAGTATTGAGCATCACGCAGGCGGCGTTGATCGCCTGGCGCGTGGCCATGTTATCGGTGCAGTCCAGCACCACGTCGGCGCGGGCGATCTCCTCCTCCAGCGCTTTGCCTTCCAGGCGCGCCTGCAGGGCAATCAGCCGGATATCCGGGTTGAGCTGCTGCAGCCGACGCTGCGTTACCTGCGCCTTTGGCTGGGCGATGTCGTCGGTGGTGAAGAGGATCTGGCGCTGCAAATTACTCAGATGAACCTCGTCATCGTCGGCCAGCACCAGAGTGCCGATCCCGGCCCCGGCCAGGTACAGCGCCGCCGGGGCGCCTAATCCGCCGAGACCGACCAGCAGGACCCGGCTGGCGAGCAGCTTCTGCTGCCCGTCGATGGCGATATCGTCCAGTAGGATCTGGCGGCTGTAGCGCATAAAGTCACGGTCATTCATCGCCTGCTCCCGCCAGTTGCAGTAACTGCGCCGTCGCTGCCTGCCAGTCATCGGCCTGGGTGATGGCGCTTACTACCGCGATGC
Coding sequences within it:
- a CDS encoding PTS lactose/cellobiose transporter subunit IIA, with translation MDDLETIIMELLVNAGAARSSALTALQMARKGDFADAEKAMEESREFVKHAHTIQTKLIGMDEGTGKLPVNLITVHSQDHLMNAMVIQDLAGDMIELYRRLPLVN
- a CDS encoding PTS sugar transporter subunit IIB gives rise to the protein MKNIVLCCAAGMSTSMLVQRMKDAAQKKGVEVTIKAVPVAEFKDEIAAADIVLLGPQVKYELNNLQAQAEPLGKKVAVIDMMDYGMMKGDAVLEKALKLLE
- the thiH gene encoding 2-iminoacetate synthase ThiH; translated protein: MNTFTDRWRQLDWDDIRLRINSKTPADVERALNARQPTREDMMALLSPAASAYLEPMAQRAQRLTRQRFGNTVSFYVPLYLSNLCANDCTYCGFSMSNHIKRKTLDEHEIARECAAIREMGFEHLLLVTGEHQTKVGMDYFRRHLPAIRRQFASLQMEVQPLSEAEYGELKTLGLDGVLVYQETYHEAVYAQHHLKGKKQDFFWRLETPDRLGRAGIDKIGLGALTGLSDSWRVDNFMVAEHLLWLQQRYWQSRYSISFPRLRPCAGGIQPASIMDERQLVQTICAFRLLAPEVELSLSTRESPAFRDRVIPLAINNVSAFSKTQPGGYADNRPELEQFAPHDNRRPEEVAEALSLQGLQPVWKDWDSWLGRASQPG
- the thiG gene encoding thiazole synthase — encoded protein: MLRIADKTFDSHLFTGTGKFASPQLMVDAIRESGSQLVTLAMKRVDLRHHNDAILAPLLEAGVSLLPNTSGAKTAEEAVFAARLAREALGTHWLKLEIHPDARWLLPDPIETLKAAEMLVKEGFTVLPYCGADPVLCKRLEEAGCAAVMPLGAPIGSNQGLETRAMLEIIIQQATVPVIVDAGIGVPSHAAQALEMGADAVLVNTAIAVADDPVRMARAFRLAVEAGVLARQSGPGSRSPEAQATSPLTGFLETFS
- the thiS gene encoding sulfur carrier protein ThiS, whose protein sequence is MQILFNDEPMQCVEGLTVATLLHQLRQLKPGVALALNQQILPREQWDKQQVREGDRILLFQVIAGG
- a CDS encoding HesA/MoeB/ThiF family protein; amino-acid sequence: MNDRDFMRYSRQILLDDIAIDGQQKLLASRVLLVGLGGLGAPAALYLAGAGIGTLVLADDDEVHLSNLQRQILFTTDDIAQPKAQVTQRRLQQLNPDIRLIALQARLEGKALEEEIARADVVLDCTDNMATRQAINAACVMLNTPLITASAVGFGGQMMVLTPPWAQGCYRCLWPEDDEPQRNCRTAGIVGPVVGVMGTLQALEAIKLLSGIETPRNALRLFDARAGSWRQLGLQRASGCAVCGGQHADPV